The Glandiceps talaboti chromosome 1, keGlaTala1.1, whole genome shotgun sequence genome has a segment encoding these proteins:
- the LOC144442989 gene encoding ninjurin-2-like, whose product MERCIQGGPLSCTSHGHTIDFRNHRLPQQINMNHYATKKTIATGLLVVSLLMANAALLKSVLQQGKYYEFYGFLISMLVLAILAEITAGVLLLLIGRDDLNNIYKQKKLDWLNNIATACVFGITAINIFIAAFGLKNIPLGEVET is encoded by the exons ATGGAAAGATGTATACAAGGAGGACCCCTTAGTTGTACTTCCCATGGACACACCATAGATTTCAGAAAT CATAGATTGCCACAACAAATCAACATGAATCACTATGCTACCAAGAAAACCATAGCAACGGGTCTGCTTGTTGTGTCTCTGCTAATGGCAAATGCAGCATTGTTGAAATCAGTGCTCCAACAGGGAAAATATTATGAATTCTATGGCTTCCTAATCAGTATGTTGGTTCTTGCCATTCTAGCTGAAATTACTGCTGGTGTACTCCTCTTGCTGATAGGCCGTGATGATCTCAATAACATCTATAAACAGAAAAAACTGGACTGGTTAAATAACATCGCTACTGCCTGCGTGTTTGGCATCACAGCGATAAATATCTTCATTGCTGCCTTTGGACTTAAGAACATTCCACTTGGAGAAGTCGAAACATGA